AATGCCAGAGCCGAGGCGGGTTGAAAGCGGACGGCGCGTCTACGGGCAAGCCTCGGTGGACCTGCTCGGCTTTATCCGACATGCGCGTGATCTGGGTTTTACCGTCGAAGCCATTCGAGACCTGATCGATCTTCAGGAGAACCCTGGCACAGATTGTACCAAGGCGGACGAACTTGCGCGGCATCATCTAGTTGAAACGCAAAAACGCATCGAGCAGCTTCGTGTGCTCGAAAGCGAACTTATGCGCATGATCGACGGCTGCGCCGGTGGCAAGGTCGGCTCCTGTGAAATCGTCACAAGCCTCTTTGACCACTCCAAGTGCTTATCGGATCACAAATCAAAGGCTCTCAAAGAGCATTAGTTGACTACTGCTCGCCGCCTTCCAAATTCTGAGACCCTTTCCTCCATGCGATCAGTAACAGCGCGACGCCGATGAAGATAAGAACGTCGGCCAAATTGAATGTGGGCCAGCGGAGCGCTTGCCATCCAAAATCCAAATAGTCTGTGACGGCTCCATCGCCAAGCCTATCGATCGCGTTTGCCAATCCGCCCGCGGCAACCAGAATGCCGGCGACATTAATGCACTTCGATTTCTGCTGCGCAGTCCAGATCAAGACCGCTACGACCAAGATCAAAGCCACGATTGCAAGCAGATAGGGCATCAGCCAGTGTCCGTTATCGAGCATCCCGAAGCTTACGCCTCGATTGTGGTTCAGCGTAAGCCTAAACCCGGGGAATATGGAAGTCGCGCCCTCCCAAACGGCCAGCTTACTTTCAAGCACCTGTTTTGTGATCAACTCCATACCGACCAAGACCGATATCGCCGTTAGTTGCGCGATGCTCACCGCTCGAGATATCTTCGAAAACCTACTGCTCAAAGCAGCTTGCTTCGCTAAGTACCGATCAACACGCACAAAGAAATTGGCCATAGCGTTCACCGGGACAAATGCTCAGACAGCCGCGGCATCTGCCGCCACAGACAGACAAATTGCATTAGATTGATCACACTTCATCAATCGCATGAACTAGCAAATCACGAACTTCGATGGCCAAACGCGTAAGGTCGTCATTCTCAGTCGCGAGCATCGACGCTACCGGGTCGATAGCGCTTACCTCGATGCCGTTTTCCACCTCCCGCAGGATTACGTTGCATGGCAGCATCGCTCCAATCCGAGGCTCAAGCTCTATGGCTCTATGCGCCATTGTGGGATTGCACGCTCCGAGAATGCGATACGCTTGAAGATCAACATCGATTTTCGCCTTCATCGTGGCTTTCACATCAATTTCCGTAAGGACACCAAAACCAGCTTCAGCGAGTGAACGTCGCGTGCGCTCCTCAATCTCAGCCATATTAGCATTTTCGAACAAACGATTGTGAGTGTAGGGCATAACTTTCCTCGTGCACTTGTGGCCACTATCCTAGCCTCAAAACTTCGGCTCTGGGCTTTTCTCAATTGGGCTGGGTCTCGACAGTAAAGTCTCTAGTGGCTGTAGCATCAAGATCTGTTTCAGCACCACTCGAGTATCCGCTCTAATCTATGGGCTATTGATGGCTTTTAGCGAGCTCGAGCACGCGAGACCAAAAGACTGGCCATTGATTAGTCAGGCGCGTTCGCGAGGGAAGGGGATGTCTGGTATGATCTGGCGAGCACAACAAGCCCACCGGTCGCCGACAAAACAGAGCCCACAACTACCGCAAGATTGACCGTCAGAACCGCGCCAGGTTGCTCAAATGCTAGCCCGGCCACAAACAGGCTCATCGTAAAGCCCACACCCGAAAGTAGGGCTGCACCATAGAGGTGCCCCCAGCTGACCTCTATTGGCCTAGCGCCAATCCTGAGGACAACGGCGAGGCCCACACCCAACATGACACCTACCTGTTTACCAACGAAAAGGCCAAGGATGATGCCGAGACCCAACGGGCCGAAGAATGTCTCGAAGTCGACGCCGCCCAGGTCGATTCCAGCGTTAAAGAATGCGAACAACGGAACGATTAGGAGAGCAACCCAGGGGCTGAGATCATGCTCAATTTTATGGAGGAACTCTCTGCCAGAGACGCGCATCGGGATGCACCACGCAATAATCACTCCGGCAAGCGTCGAATGAACGCCCGACTCCAATACTGAAACCCAAACGAATACGCCAACGAGGACGTAGGCTGTGAGACTTGCAACACGTAGTCGATTAAGCACAATGAGTGCCAACGTGCCCAACGCCGCCATCAGCAGCGATGGCAAACTCAGGCCCTCCGAATAGGCGAGCGCAATAATCACCAACGTGCCGAAATCATCGAATATCGCTAGCGCAGTTAGGAATACTTTCAGCGCGATAGGCACGCGTGACCCGAGCATCGCCAACAGCGCAAGAGCGAGCACGATATCGGTGGCAGCGGGCACGGCCCAACCGCGCACGTACTCCTCACTTCCGTTGTTGAACGCAAGAAAGATCGCAGCCGGAACCAGCATCCCCCCAAGAGCGGCGAACGCCGGCAGTGCGATCTGTTTTGGCGAGGACAGTTGGCCTTCGAACACCTCCCGCTTGATCTCCAATCCGATCAAAAAGAAGAAGACGATCATCAGGCCTTCGTTGATCCACAAAATTAGCGGCTTTGCGAGCTCAAACGAACCGATCGATATTGCAGCCGGAGCATGGTGGATGGCCTCATAGCTATCTGCAAATGGCGAGTTCACCCAGAAAAAGGCGACGAGCATCGACACCAATAGGACCAGTCCGGCTATTGCCGGAGACCGCAGCACGCGTTCAAGCCCAGTCTGGTTGGCCGGTGAACATTCCGTTGAATTTTTGGTCATACATCACCTTCGTTTCCAGACGGACCACGCCGCTGGGATGCGCACGCAGATCGAAACTCTGAAAACGTGGAAGCTGATGGATCAGCAACAAACCTGGCTCGTACCGGCGTGGCATCACGCACGGCGATGGTAAAGCTCGACGCATGCTCCAGCTCCGTCAAAATGCGCACAACGAGATCAGAGTTTTCAATTGAGAGTGTTAGAGGTGACGTTCGGCGCGCAATCGTGACCCAGCGCCGCTCACCTTGCGCGTCAATGAACATTTCAAAGTTCGAATGGAACGGGGAGAATACGGTTACATCTCGAAAATTGAATGATGTTGCTCCATCTCGACACCTAAACTCAAGAACTGGCCCCGGCCTGTCACCGACTTGGGTTGTTAACTGCAGGGTGGCCAGGGACTGAGCCTGTGGAGCTATCTGGAGTACCCAGTTTGATCCGGTGTACGTGACACGCCGAAGAAAAGCATATGGTTGCACCCAGTGGCGCCGCCACCATCGCAACCCTTCATCCTGGTAGGCATATTGCGGATCCGCGAGGCGGGAGCTTCCGATGTCATCATTACTTGGTGATGAACTCGCACACGCAGTTAGAACGAGCACGAGTGCGATGGGGAGGAAGAGTTGTTTCATCAATTCAGTCTCCTCGTTGAGGATTGACTTACGAATGCCGAGCAAACAGCCTCGGGCGCCCGTACAGGGGGGGGCAGTACGCCCGAGGCTGCCGGCGGATCTGGTGGTTGCGAGAACAGGGAGTTGCCCCACCAGATCCTGACCTGCCATCGATTAGGTTGGCAGGCGTTCGGGAGCACGACTTTGTGGATGCGGTGCGAACCATTTGTAGACGGCCGGCAACACCAACAGGGTCAGGACGGTCGATGTGACCAGACCGCCGATAACCACCGCTGCAAGAGGTCGCTGGACCTCTGACCCGATACCGGATGCAAACAACAGCGGCATCAAACCGAGCCCGGTGGTCGTTGCCGTCATCAAGACGGGTTGCGCACGGCGCACCGCAGCCTCGACACTGAAGGCGTCGACATCCAGCCGCTCTTTGGCAAACCGGTCGAGGAAGGACACCAAGACCATGCCATTACCCAGAGCGATGCCGAACAGCGCGATGAAGCCCACAGAAGCTGGGACGGACAGGTTTTGCCCGGTCAGCCACAGCGCCGCGATACCTCCAACGAGAGCGAGCGGAATGTTCGCGATGATGAGCACTGCGCTCTTCAAGCGACCAAAGCTGAAAAGCAGAAGCAAGAACACAACCCCAAGCGTGACCGGAATCACGATTGCAAAACGTGCATTCGCTTGTTGCTGCAGCTCGAACTGGCCACCCCATTCGACAAAATAGCCAGGCGGCAATTCGATATTCTCTGCTACAGCACCTTGCCCTTCTGCCACAAACGAACCGATGTCGCGTTCGCGGACATTGGTTTGGATAGTGATGTACCGCTGTCCGTTTTCACGCGTGATCTGACGAGGGCCCTCGATCCGTTCGACCGTCGCAACCTGGCTTAGTGGTATAATTTCATCCCCCGGACCGTTTAGAACAATCCGGCTGATGCGCTCGGCATTCAGACGATCTTGCTCGCGATAGCGAACGATAATGTCAAACCGACGAACACCCTCGAAGACCTGCCCAGCTTGCGATCCACCGATCGCTGTTCGGACGACTGACAGGACATCTTCAACGTTCAATCCAAATCGACTTATCGCTTCACGGTTCACAGTTATCCGAAGCTGGGGTGCCCCGGTAACCTGATCTGTTTGCACATCAGCTGATCCGGAAACGTCACGAATGACGCCTGCAATCTGAGCAGCGTAGTCTTCGAGGACAGTCATATCCTCTCCGAAGAGCTTGATCGCTAGATCAGCTTTTGTGCCCGTCAGCAATTCGTCGGTAGCCGACGCAATTGGCTGAGTGAAGTTGAAACGTGCCCCAGGGAACGATTCGAAGCTCTCACTCATCATCGCTAGCAAAGCAGCTTGCGTTTCCGCGGTCTCCCACTGGTCACGAGGTGTGAGAGCCACGAAAGCTTCAGCACTGTTAACCGGGTCAGCGTGCGCACCAACTTCTCCGCGACCGATACGCGTAACGATACGCTCAACTTCCGGGAAATTGGCAAGCAATTGCTGTTCAAAGCGTGTCACAGTCTCCCGGGCTTCCGGCAATGAAATTGACGGAGCCATGGTAAGCCGTACGAGCAAATCACCTTCGTTCATGCGTGGCGTGAACTCAGAACCCAATCGTGGGAAGATCGCACCGCCAACGATGAGCATGGCCGCAGCAAGTACGAGCGCGGCCCATCGCTTGTGCACAAAGAAGCGCACTAAAGGTGCAAAACTCCGTTCATAGAAGTCGGGCTTATCCGAACCCGACGAACGTTCCCCGACCTTCAGGCCGAGCATTGAGGCCGCCGGCGCAAGAAGGACGGCGAAAACCAATGACCCAGCCATAGCGAAGACAACAGAAAACGCTAATGGTCGAAACATTTTGCCTTCGACCCCTTCCAGAGTCAGGATCGGAACGAACACAACGACCACGATCAAGATCGCGAAAATGAGCGGTTGCAGCACTTCCGCACAGGCACTCGCAATAAGCGCGCGCTTGTCCTCGCCCTCCTTTGCCGCGGTCAGGATACGATTCGCGTTTTCTACAATGACGACCGCCCCATCCACCATCATTCCGATGGCGATAGCGATACCGCCAAGCGACATCAGATTTGCTGAGACGCCAAAAAACTGCATCGCGAGTAGTGCAAAACCGACCGAAAACGGAATTGAAGCGACAACGATTAGGCTTGGTCTCCAACCCCTCAAGAAGAGGAACAGGATAATGGCCACAAGCAATGCACCCTGCCAAAGCGCTGTGGTCATCGTTCGCACAGCGGCGCCGACCAACTCTGACTGATCATAGTATGGAACAGCCGTCACACCGGGCGGGAGAGCTTCATTAATCCTCTCCATCCGATCGTGAACGCGCGCAATCACTTCATTCGTGTTTGCACCGAGCAGCTTCAGCACGAGGCCAGCAACAACTTCACCCTGCCCGTCCATGGTCGCCATGCCCTGTCGAGGAGCGCCACCGATATCGATGTTTGCGACATCGCGAACGCGAACTGGCACGCCATCTTCGACCTTCACAATGATATCGGAAAGATCGTGGATGCCTTGTGCTAAACCAACGGCTCGAACGGTATATTGCTCACTGTTCTCAATTAGGAACTGAGCTCCGGCATTGGCATTGTTGGACTCAACAGCGGTAACAATATCTTCGATCGCTAGTTGATATCGGAGCAATGCATCCGGTCGAACATTAATTTGATATTGTTGTTCGAACCCACCAAGAGACAGAACTTCTGTCACACCGCGGACTGTCTGGAGGTCGAATTTGACCTGCCAGTCCTGCAAGGTACGCAGCTGAACGCCGTCGAGGTTTTCATCCGATGTTTGCAGGAAATAGAAGAGAATTTGTCCAAGTCCTGTGGTGATAGGCCCCATTCCTGGATCACCAAACCCTTCGGGAATCTCTTCTCTGGCTTGTTGTAGACGTTCACCAACGAGTTGGCGCGCCCAATAGATGTCAACGCCATCCTCAAAATAGATGTTCACGACAGACAAACCGAAGTTTGATGTCGACCTCACTTCGCGGAGCCGAGGTAGTCCATTCATGGACGTTTCTACCGGGAACGTGACATACCGCTCGACTTCTTCCGGTGCGAGGCCTTCCGTTTCTGTGAACACCTGCACGAGTGTCGGCGTGACATCAGGAAATGCGTCTACTGGCATGGTCCTGAATGTGACGATTCCGCCAATCAGAACGAAAGCAAATGCGAGAGCTGCGAGAAGCCGCCCTCCGGCAATGCGGTGAAGCAAGCCGGTTAAGCCACCGGCCTGTTGTGAAGGATTAGTGCGCGTGTCCATCGTCGAACTCCCCCTTCTGCAATTCTGCTTTCAACGAGAACGCTTGCGTCGTCGCGATCATCTCGCCAACGCTGACGCCGGCTAAGATTTCTGCGTACCGATCTGATCGTCGTCCTAGTCGAACCTCACGCACCTCAAATCCATCAGATGTACGGACGAAAACCACGGTCTCACTGTTGACGGTTTGCAGCGCTGTAACAGGCACTCGAACGGTCGGCTGAGCATCAGAAGCCGCAGCAAATACCGTCACGAACATGCCGGGCCGCAGTCGGTCGCCAGGATTATCGATCACAATTCGAGCGCGACCGGTTCGCGTACGTTCGCCGATTTGAGGGCTCACGAAGTCAATTGATGATTCAATTGGCTGACCGCCATCACCGGGGTCAATTGAGACCGGTGCACCTGCGCGAATTCGACCCAGGTCAGCGCCATAAATGGCTGCATCGACCCAAACAGAGTCAGTATCCGCAACAATAAACGCGGGCGGTTGCGCACCTTCTTCCAGCACTTCTCCGAGCACCGCGTGACGCTCAATAATCGTACCGGAGATCGGAGCGGCCAACTCGTATCGTGTGAGCGAGACATCTGACGACGCCACCATTCGAGGAAGAGTCGAAACATCAACGCCCAGCGCATCAAGCTGCTGCCCGGCGCTTCGAACCTCTATTCGAGCCTCTTCAAGTGCTCGTCGGGCGTCCAGGAAATCCTGTTCAGCTGAAATTTGGCGCTCCCATAAGCGCTCCTCTCGCTCGAAGGAGCTTTCGGCGAGATCCAGTCTGGCCCGTGCCGAAAGGTAAGACGCTTTCGCGTCGGCGAGCGGGCGACTGTTAAGCACCGCCAGGACATCGCCAGCCTCAACCCGATCACCTTCTGCTACCGCGACACTGCGGACGATTCCGGATACGCGGGGCGTTACGTGAGCCAAATGGTTTTGGTCAAAACCGACTTCAGCGGGCAACTCCAATATTCCGTCGACCGCACCGTTCGTCACCGCAGAAACAACGATACCGAGTTCAGATATTTGATTTGCGTTGAGGTGGACTTCAACGCTCTCGCTGTGCTCGTCCTCATCCGCATGATCATTTTCGTCAGCTCGATCGGCACCGTCTTCATGGTCGCTGCCTTCTTCATGACCATCATCATCTGAATGATCATCGCCATGGTCT
The window above is part of the Maricaulis maris MCS10 genome. Proteins encoded here:
- a CDS encoding MerR family transcriptional regulator, which translates into the protein MQKEFTIGQAAETSGVKVTTIRYYESVGLMPEPRRVESGRRVYGQASVDLLGFIRHARDLGFTVEAIRDLIDLQENPGTDCTKADELARHHLVETQKRIEQLRVLESELMRMIDGCAGGKVGSCEIVTSLFDHSKCLSDHKSKALKEH
- the lspA gene encoding signal peptidase II, producing the protein MANFFVRVDRYLAKQAALSSRFSKISRAVSIAQLTAISVLVGMELITKQVLESKLAVWEGATSIFPGFRLTLNHNRGVSFGMLDNGHWLMPYLLAIVALILVVAVLIWTAQQKSKCINVAGILVAAGGLANAIDRLGDGAVTDYLDFGWQALRWPTFNLADVLIFIGVALLLIAWRKGSQNLEGGEQ
- a CDS encoding DUF302 domain-containing protein, with amino-acid sequence MPYTHNRLFENANMAEIEERTRRSLAEAGFGVLTEIDVKATMKAKIDVDLQAYRILGACNPTMAHRAIELEPRIGAMLPCNVILREVENGIEVSAIDPVASMLATENDDLTRLAIEVRDLLVHAIDEV
- the nhaA gene encoding Na+/H+ antiporter NhaA, whose protein sequence is MTKNSTECSPANQTGLERVLRSPAIAGLVLLVSMLVAFFWVNSPFADSYEAIHHAPAAISIGSFELAKPLILWINEGLMIVFFFLIGLEIKREVFEGQLSSPKQIALPAFAALGGMLVPAAIFLAFNNGSEEYVRGWAVPAATDIVLALALLAMLGSRVPIALKVFLTALAIFDDFGTLVIIALAYSEGLSLPSLLMAALGTLALIVLNRLRVASLTAYVLVGVFVWVSVLESGVHSTLAGVIIAWCIPMRVSGREFLHKIEHDLSPWVALLIVPLFAFFNAGIDLGGVDFETFFGPLGLGIILGLFVGKQVGVMLGVGLAVVLRIGARPIEVSWGHLYGAALLSGVGFTMSLFVAGLAFEQPGAVLTVNLAVVVGSVLSATGGLVVLARSYQTSPSLANAPD
- a CDS encoding efflux RND transporter permease subunit; translation: MDTRTNPSQQAGGLTGLLHRIAGGRLLAALAFAFVLIGGIVTFRTMPVDAFPDVTPTLVQVFTETEGLAPEEVERYVTFPVETSMNGLPRLREVRSTSNFGLSVVNIYFEDGVDIYWARQLVGERLQQAREEIPEGFGDPGMGPITTGLGQILFYFLQTSDENLDGVQLRTLQDWQVKFDLQTVRGVTEVLSLGGFEQQYQINVRPDALLRYQLAIEDIVTAVESNNANAGAQFLIENSEQYTVRAVGLAQGIHDLSDIIVKVEDGVPVRVRDVANIDIGGAPRQGMATMDGQGEVVAGLVLKLLGANTNEVIARVHDRMERINEALPPGVTAVPYYDQSELVGAAVRTMTTALWQGALLVAIILFLFLRGWRPSLIVVASIPFSVGFALLAMQFFGVSANLMSLGGIAIAIGMMVDGAVVIVENANRILTAAKEGEDKRALIASACAEVLQPLIFAILIVVVVFVPILTLEGVEGKMFRPLAFSVVFAMAGSLVFAVLLAPAASMLGLKVGERSSGSDKPDFYERSFAPLVRFFVHKRWAALVLAAAMLIVGGAIFPRLGSEFTPRMNEGDLLVRLTMAPSISLPEARETVTRFEQQLLANFPEVERIVTRIGRGEVGAHADPVNSAEAFVALTPRDQWETAETQAALLAMMSESFESFPGARFNFTQPIASATDELLTGTKADLAIKLFGEDMTVLEDYAAQIAGVIRDVSGSADVQTDQVTGAPQLRITVNREAISRFGLNVEDVLSVVRTAIGGSQAGQVFEGVRRFDIIVRYREQDRLNAERISRIVLNGPGDEIIPLSQVATVERIEGPRQITRENGQRYITIQTNVRERDIGSFVAEGQGAVAENIELPPGYFVEWGGQFELQQQANARFAIVIPVTLGVVFLLLLFSFGRLKSAVLIIANIPLALVGGIAALWLTGQNLSVPASVGFIALFGIALGNGMVLVSFLDRFAKERLDVDAFSVEAAVRRAQPVLMTATTTGLGLMPLLFASGIGSEVQRPLAAVVIGGLVTSTVLTLLVLPAVYKWFAPHPQSRAPERLPT
- a CDS encoding efflux RND transporter periplasmic adaptor subunit, yielding MTNNKINLLLITASVLALAACSPDNQSEQNQNREQASAASDLASDRGHDDHAEGEEHSDAEDLGDEDHGDDHSDDDGHEEGSDHEDGADRADENDHADEDEHSESVEVHLNANQISELGIVVSAVTNGAVDGILELPAEVGFDQNHLAHVTPRVSGIVRSVAVAEGDRVEAGDVLAVLNSRPLADAKASYLSARARLDLAESSFEREERLWERQISAEQDFLDARRALEEARIEVRSAGQQLDALGVDVSTLPRMVASSDVSLTRYELAAPISGTIIERHAVLGEVLEEGAQPPAFIVADTDSVWVDAAIYGADLGRIRAGAPVSIDPGDGGQPIESSIDFVSPQIGERTRTGRARIVIDNPGDRLRPGMFVTVFAAASDAQPTVRVPVTALQTVNSETVVFVRTSDGFEVREVRLGRRSDRYAEILAGVSVGEMIATTQAFSLKAELQKGEFDDGHAH